One region of Pelorhabdus rhamnosifermentans genomic DNA includes:
- a CDS encoding HAMP domain-containing methyl-accepting chemotaxis protein, producing MTVQKKIFTGFMVVIVLVATMSAFTYYEVGELNRNSQEVTKQNLMKIELVEELAIDVANETVAMRRFNFTGNLADVADFENHRKYGDDKINKLENVLASKESQMTLTELKTEKKAFDTIAAQSVQAKRANKLDQVALYMQQAGIPSENSIATTRLLIGAVKQHIEEQEVNSTKKADGVQFLLVLVSFLVAGISVFVSIFISRTISRPANVIAQAAAGIASGNLSLADVDVKSSDEIGELGISFNRMKASLRDVIRKMATSAEQVKQSSEQLTASADQSAQAASDVACATTSVAQGSEQQLIAIQDTSAAVQQLLASIERIASHADDVALKSEQAAETATTGGKAVKQAVSQMDRIENTVNTSAQVIVKLGEQSKQIGQIVDTIAGIAKQTNLLALNAAIEAARAGEHGRGFAVVAEEVRKLAEESQQATKEIAELISSIQGDTSQAVQAMSEGTNEVKVGADVVDATGKAFQSMEIIVLEVSCQIKEISVAIQEMTGGSHQIASSVETIDELSKKASEKAQTVSAATQLQSASLEEIAASSQELAKLSQNLQEVVNKFCL from the coding sequence ATCACTGTTCAGAAGAAAATTTTTACTGGTTTTATGGTAGTTATTGTGCTTGTTGCGACGATGAGTGCGTTTACCTATTACGAAGTAGGTGAATTGAATCGAAATTCGCAAGAAGTAACGAAGCAAAATCTTATGAAGATTGAACTTGTTGAAGAGCTCGCCATTGATGTGGCAAATGAAACAGTAGCCATGCGTCGTTTCAATTTTACTGGAAATCTTGCCGATGTAGCTGATTTTGAAAATCATCGTAAATACGGTGACGATAAAATTAATAAACTCGAGAATGTGTTGGCATCGAAAGAATCGCAGATGACTTTAACTGAACTCAAGACGGAAAAGAAGGCTTTTGATACGATTGCTGCGCAGTCGGTTCAAGCCAAACGGGCTAATAAACTGGATCAGGTTGCTCTTTACATGCAACAGGCTGGTATTCCTTCTGAAAATTCTATTGCGACGACAAGGCTATTGATTGGTGCTGTGAAACAACATATTGAAGAGCAAGAAGTAAATAGTACGAAAAAGGCGGACGGAGTACAATTTCTATTAGTCCTTGTGAGTTTTTTGGTCGCGGGTATTTCAGTTTTTGTCAGTATCTTTATTAGCCGTACGATATCCAGACCGGCTAATGTCATTGCTCAAGCTGCGGCAGGTATCGCGAGTGGGAATCTTAGTTTGGCAGATGTAGATGTAAAGTCATCTGATGAAATTGGGGAGTTAGGTATTTCCTTTAATCGAATGAAAGCCAGTTTGCGTGACGTGATTCGGAAAATGGCAACATCGGCAGAGCAGGTAAAACAGTCATCAGAGCAGTTAACAGCTAGTGCCGATCAGTCGGCCCAGGCTGCAAGTGATGTTGCTTGTGCCACAACCAGCGTAGCCCAAGGTTCTGAGCAGCAACTGATAGCTATACAGGATACTTCAGCGGCAGTGCAGCAGTTACTAGCCAGTATAGAGCGTATTGCGAGTCATGCCGATGATGTGGCGCTAAAATCGGAGCAAGCTGCTGAGACGGCAACAACAGGGGGAAAGGCTGTAAAACAAGCGGTAAGTCAGATGGATCGGATTGAAAACACAGTGAATACTTCAGCCCAAGTTATTGTCAAGTTGGGCGAGCAGTCAAAACAAATCGGGCAAATTGTCGATACCATAGCAGGGATTGCTAAGCAGACTAATTTGTTGGCTTTAAACGCCGCGATTGAGGCAGCAAGGGCAGGCGAACATGGACGCGGATTTGCCGTTGTTGCTGAAGAAGTAAGAAAATTAGCGGAAGAGTCTCAGCAGGCTACAAAGGAGATCGCGGAGTTAATCAGTTCTATTCAGGGTGATACATCTCAAGCTGTACAGGCTATGTCAGAAGGAACGAATGAAGTGAAAGTCGGAGCAGATGTCGTGGATGCAACAGGGAAGGCTTTTCAGTCTATGGAAATTATCGTATTGGAAGTTTCTTGCCAAATTAAGGAGATTTCCGTAGCTATTCAGGAAATGACAGGGGGCAGTCATCAAATTGCTTCTTCAGTAGAGACAATCGATGAATTGAGTAAAAAGGCGTCTGAAAAGGCACAAACAGTGTCGGCAGCTACACAGTTGCAGTCGGCTTCGCTGGAAGAAATTGCTGCATCCAGTCAAGAACTAGCTAAATTGTCGCAGAATCTTCAAGAAGTAGTGAATAAGTTCTGTTTATAG